The Anabas testudineus chromosome 5, fAnaTes1.2, whole genome shotgun sequence region GTACTGCATGCTGTCCTCCTGCATGCGCGGACTGTCTTCGTGCAGTACCAGGAAGTGTCGCGGTGGCGTCGTCGAGCCGTGAGGGTTTGGACTGTCCAGGAGGGCTCCTCTTGCGTTCTCCAGGACGCCCAGGTACGAGTCCATGTCGGTGAGTTCCAGGTCGCTGTCGGAGCTGCAGCCACTGTCGCTCCCCACCGAGTCCGAGCGCATGTGCAGCATCTGGTACTTCTCATGCATCAGGAACTGGTTCGTGTTCTTGGGGGCCCGCATCCCCCTCGCCACGTTCCCCTTAACGTTCACGGGCCGGAGAGAGAGCACCGGCCTCTGGATGTGTCGGGATTGATGATGACGTTGCGGGTGTGGGTGGTGGTGATTGCGCCCTTTCtgccatcctcctcctcctcctcctcctcctcttgtcctccGTACCTGCAGACGCCCCCTGCAGCTCTTGGACCAGCCGGGCTTCCTGCGGCTGGCAACATCCCTCAGCAGAGCCTCTTTTccatcctgcagctgctgctgctgtgggtgATGCTGGTGTAAACTCCTCCTGCACATCTTCTCTGAGAGCATTTTCCTGTCCTTCTTTCAGTTGCGGCCCTTCTCCTCCGCTGCTctccttcacatcctcctctccacaacaacaaagagagagagagagagagagaggctggcttgtgttttattttctgtctcagaTCACAAATGACCTCAGTCTCCTTCAAAGTCTACCTTTTCActattatttcttcttttttcttgccCTTTGGCTTTGGCTGGCGCATAGCACGCTCGTCCTCCacttgcagcagcagcttgactGCTCGGCTGGCTCCTCTCGGCACGCCCTCCTCTTGGTCTGTTTAAATCTCGTTTATTACCACTCTGGGAGTCAAATCAGCTCCTTACAGCTCTGATGAGTGAACTGCAGTGAGCTACTGAGATGTTTAAAGCGTCTTCTTGAAGATTTAAAGCCGTTTTCTCAGGTGTGGTGGTGCAGTAGTAGCTCCTCAGTCTCTTTCCATAAAGTACTGTGGCTCTACCGTCTCCTCGGAGTTCTTATAAAGAGCTGGAACGATCCATTCTCAGGTTCACCACAGGGGAGGGACAGAAATTACACTCTTGCTAGTCGCCTATTAATAACTAGCTAACATTACAcgtttatatatattattacttCTATCTTAGAATAAGATATTTAACATAAATCACAGTCTGTATGTCCTTTAATTCGTGCGTCATGGAGGTTATTAGCAGAGAAGACGCGCCCTGCAGCAGGATGGTTCACTCCTCTGAAatctgatccacagctggtCCAACCCATCTGACAACaggcagcagcaacaaccaGCAGCCTGCAGAGGTTAATTAATAAATGCAACCCTGCACTGAGAACAAGCAAGACCTGTCCTCTGCCCCAAACTTATATCTGCCACCAAAATAGGTTCAATAAGTTTTAAAGCATTTGTAGAAGTTGTCCTAACTTGAGTTAAATATCTCTTCTTTTCTGCACCTGGCTTTAATGGATCCTTGCTTCTCATCTGCTGCCACTTTGAGgcttggatttttttattttaaaactatcTCAACAACCACTTGATAGATTGCCAGGAAACTTGGTTTAGTGACACATATCCGTTCtgtcagcataaaaaaaaactgcttcactGAACCTGTGGCTTTGCATCTAGTGCCATCATCAGGTTGACATTTGAATTTGTCTGGCACTTTGGTTTATTTAGTGTTATGTTTGGATTAATGTAGCTGTTACATTAGTAATCTGGGATCATAGCTACGTGACTACATGAAATATATAAACACCTACTGTCAAGGTGCATGGATGAGGGAGAACCAACTGCAAAGATCACGCCTGACAATGTTAGTGCTCACATTAGCATTTAGTTCAAAACACTGATATGTCTATAAGTAcaactgagaagaaaaaagtagAGCTGCTTGGCTGTAGACTCTTAGTTTTGTTTATAATCTCTGAAATAGAAGAACTCCActcacattttccaaaacaatacattacatttaatcaaCTTTTAATCAATAAAAACGCAAACTTCATCTAAATATCACCCAGCAGTGCCTGTTCTCCTCAGGGAGTGCTCAGTCCTGCAGCTCCAgttgctgcagtttttaatttgcAGTTGCACTAGTGCCCCTGTGTGGCTGTGATTTATATTACATAGAGCAACCTAAAGCAGGGGGAGGCAACCCTGCATTTACAACTAATGATTGagtgaacacacctgatccaggtaatcagcagtggcTAGAACAGGAATAGTTGGAAAAGAAGCAGGACAGTGACCtttgaggaccagggttggccaccaCTGGTCTGAAGGTTTAAGCAGAAGAAATGGGATCCATGTTTACTGCCTCCAACAAATTTGTGAGATTGATTTGAAGAGAGAGATTTGCTATTTTAAGTATGTGTCATAAGTTCTATAAAGTCTGAAGACATCaaagtttctctttatttgtaGATTGGCTGATTCATACATGATAAAGCTGTAAACCAGGACAGTGGGAGTGTATAAAGCAAATTGTATTTATTGGGATTCTTGTAATGAAGTTCAAACACAGAAGAGGATGATGGTCTTCAGGCAACAATAAACTGCATTTAAGTTTCCTACGAAAAGTTTCCtaggaaaaatgttttactttacttttctttatttgacaGGGAAATCTCACATTGATGTGCCCAAAATGCTAGTTTTCACCTGCTGTCCCTGATCATATTACATCACATTGTCACATAAACAAAAAGATACCAAATAAGAAAAACCTACATAGCATTATCCAAAGCATTATGAAAGCCAGAATACCTGTTAGATACccataataatattttacagtttaatggttttatttaGCTCATGAAATGTGGctcacctgaaaacacacagcactctGTCACTGAACAgctgtaaataaagtttttttttaccgTGTGGTATCATAACAAACATGGAGGCAGGAGGCGGTTAGCTGTGATCAGACGCTGTAGCACTTTAAAGCAGTTTTAATTAggagttgtttttatttaataacagaCTGCCGTTGGTTGTCACATTTTCAGGATGGAGTCTGTCCCTTTTCAAGAGGAGGTTCCGGAGAGAAAAGTTTGTATTGTCGGGTCGGAGCTGGTGGAAAACTACACGGTAAGCTAGCTACGTCCGGGTTCTTATAGCCTAGCTTAACGTCAGTTAGCTTAGCCTGTACCTACCGCTGCTTGTCGGTCTGTAAAAGTGACAGCGAGTTAATGTTAAAACATCATCTGATGATTGCTATGTAAAAACATtaggtattttttatttttgcgcCAGCCCTCATGTGTAAAGTCTCCTTCAGCTGGcctgaaaacagcagcattgACAGGCTAACTGCTGAGCTAACTGCCGTGTGAAGTACAGACAGTTTCAGTCTTTGCAGCGTTTTCTCCAGAGCTTACAGACCTGACAGCACGATGCACATATTTAATTCTCTGTCAGGGGTGTTATTTAATGTACACATACTATATGTTCCTATTAGAATAGTAGCTACAAACATATAAATACCATCACTGCCCTAAAATTGCAAAAAATGTAAGAGGTGTCGAAATTTAGATGGTGAGATGATAAGTCCAACGTTCTGCTTCTTAAGTTCATGGCTTCCTTTAATTTAATGCATGACAAAAATACTCTGAACTACTCACCTAGAAACTGTTTCACTTGGTTTTTCATCAAACAAGTCTTTATtacttctttaaaaatcatttaattgATATTACTCTTTGAATATGTGAATACTTTACATTTCTCAAAATGAAGAAGATTTCTCCTACTTAACATGATGCCTGTTCTCATTGTATATGTGCTGGAAGTTATTATCCTGCACGCCACACTACTTCTCTAACCTGCTAGCTAGACTCGAATTAGCTTTCATAAATTATGCACATGCAGAGCATCATGTTTTGATGTGCACTCAGAGAAACCTTCATTGCATTGTCAAGCTCTGTAAAGACAAATCTGaccagaaaacaaagcaaaacatgcTCAAGTAAATGTTATAATCACTGAATATTTTGCTGTGGTGTTTCAGGTCTACATCATAGAGGTGACAGATGGAGAGCACAGATGGACCGTGAAGCACCGCTATAGCGACTTCCACGAGCTTCACGAGAAGGTAAGAGACAA contains the following coding sequences:
- the wu:fb55g09 gene encoding uncharacterized protein wu:fb55g09; protein product: MLSEKMCRRSLHQHHPQQQQLQDGKEALLRDVASRRKPGWSKSCRGRLQVRRTRGGGGGGGGWQKGRNHHHPHPQRHHQSRHIQRPVLSLRPVNVKGNVARGMRAPKNTNQFLMHEKYQMLHMRSDSVGSDSGCSSDSDLELTDMDSYLGVLENARGALLDSPNPHGSTTPPRHFLVLHEDSPRMQEDSMQYFPSEDDLMQTQNFMLRDFVEFCDILTS